A part of Halobacillus shinanisalinarum genomic DNA contains:
- a CDS encoding asparaginase, with protein sequence MSYKKVIEVHRGGRMESSHFGHAAIVNTDGDLLYSIGNPQRVTYARSSVKPIQTIPIVETGAADYYNLQDKDLALFCSSHSSEEQHTSTVSNLLKRAGLYEENLQCGSHIPFSDDVYRSLIQQKQEPTPLYSNCSGKHTGMLLTAKYLGESLDDYYKQEHPVQQRILNTMAEAAQYPKAEIAIGLDGCGVPVFGLPIDKLAHTFARLARPEAFGEKRANAVARITGAMTKHPEMVAGTDRFCTDFMNVGSGRFFGKLGAESVYCIGDKETGLGIAVKIEDGDYKRALYPFVMEILVQLNILTDSQVQGLDKYYQPKIRNARNEIIGEIIPSFVLEKSQSGFNSNHLS encoded by the coding sequence ATGTCATATAAAAAAGTTATTGAAGTACATAGAGGCGGTAGAATGGAAAGTTCTCACTTTGGTCATGCTGCGATTGTAAACACTGACGGTGACCTGTTATATTCTATCGGTAATCCGCAGCGAGTCACTTATGCTCGTTCATCTGTCAAACCGATTCAAACGATTCCGATTGTAGAAACGGGGGCTGCAGATTATTATAACTTGCAGGATAAAGACTTAGCACTGTTTTGCTCTTCCCACAGCAGTGAAGAACAGCATACTTCAACGGTGTCCAACTTATTAAAAAGGGCTGGTCTATATGAAGAAAATCTTCAGTGCGGAAGTCACATTCCTTTCTCGGATGATGTTTATCGCTCTTTGATTCAACAAAAACAAGAACCAACACCGCTTTACAGCAATTGCTCTGGGAAACATACGGGGATGCTGCTCACAGCTAAGTACCTCGGGGAATCCTTGGATGATTATTATAAGCAGGAACATCCTGTCCAACAACGAATTTTGAATACAATGGCGGAAGCAGCACAGTATCCTAAAGCAGAAATAGCAATTGGATTGGATGGCTGCGGTGTGCCTGTGTTTGGGCTGCCGATTGATAAACTGGCTCATACTTTTGCCAGACTTGCCCGCCCAGAGGCGTTTGGTGAAAAACGTGCGAATGCAGTCGCACGTATTACGGGCGCTATGACAAAGCATCCTGAGATGGTGGCTGGTACAGATCGATTCTGTACGGACTTCATGAACGTAGGAAGTGGAAGGTTTTTTGGAAAATTAGGGGCGGAATCTGTTTATTGCATTGGTGATAAAGAAACAGGGCTCGGGATAGCTGTGAAAATAGAGGATGGGGATTATAAGAGAGCCTTATACCCATTTGTAATGGAAATCCTAGTTCAATTAAACATACTTACAGATTCTCAGGTGCAAGGATTAGACAAGTACTATCAACCAAAGATTCGAAATGCGAGGAATGAAATTATTGGTGAAATCATCCCGTCATTCGTACTGGAAAAGTCGCAATCAGGGTTTAATTCAAATCATTTATCATAA
- a CDS encoding four-carbon acid sugar kinase family protein: MNYKFGIIADDLTGANDSGVQLKEKGLETSVFFQIPDQDQKLDETIVIDTDSRALSKDQAYQTTKKSAQFLFETGYQHIYKKMDSTLRGYIGVELQAMKEVFAPTFLVVAPAFPPYGRTTEKGVHLLKGTPISETELAQDPKHPVKEARIASIIQKQTNEKVVEIDTQVLSGGTEAWQEKLKRLEQEGVHYLVCDARDQGDLKEIAEQINKYTDQVVWAGSAGLAEVLPDVLQISGEKVHKETIPYSQVLTVCGSLSQTTQGQIKYAVTQQDTQSVEVETEQIFRDEWDKYKQIYINSCVEAFNNQKSVVLYVPSTQEAREKVKALAKQMKMTPMEVGSRISQALGAITKEVIEQVSDLRALVLTGGDTAKYVAHCLGATGFRLTRQLEAGIPQGSLLGVETSIQVITKAGAFGEPASIYNAIQQLKGESENEQETNHRYHYG, from the coding sequence ATGAACTATAAATTTGGAATTATTGCAGACGATCTAACTGGTGCTAATGATAGTGGTGTGCAATTGAAAGAGAAAGGCTTGGAAACCTCTGTATTTTTCCAGATTCCTGATCAAGATCAGAAACTCGATGAAACCATTGTCATTGATACAGATTCAAGGGCCCTTAGCAAAGACCAAGCCTATCAAACTACTAAAAAATCAGCTCAATTCTTATTTGAAACTGGTTATCAGCATATTTATAAGAAAATGGATTCGACGTTAAGAGGGTATATAGGAGTTGAACTACAGGCAATGAAGGAGGTTTTTGCCCCTACCTTCCTTGTAGTTGCCCCTGCCTTTCCCCCTTACGGACGTACTACCGAAAAGGGGGTCCATTTGCTGAAAGGAACCCCTATTTCGGAGACGGAGCTTGCACAAGACCCGAAACATCCTGTAAAAGAAGCTCGTATTGCTTCTATTATTCAAAAGCAAACAAACGAGAAGGTAGTAGAGATTGACACACAGGTATTATCAGGGGGCACAGAAGCTTGGCAGGAGAAATTAAAACGTTTAGAGCAAGAAGGTGTTCACTACCTAGTTTGTGACGCGCGGGATCAGGGCGATTTAAAAGAGATTGCGGAGCAGATAAATAAGTACACTGATCAAGTTGTGTGGGCAGGGTCTGCGGGTTTGGCGGAAGTGCTTCCAGATGTTCTTCAGATTAGCGGGGAAAAAGTTCATAAAGAAACGATTCCATATTCACAGGTTCTTACCGTATGCGGAAGTCTTTCTCAAACTACACAAGGTCAAATTAAATATGCTGTTACGCAACAAGACACGCAATCGGTAGAAGTAGAGACAGAACAAATTTTTCGAGACGAATGGGATAAATATAAACAGATATATATAAATTCTTGTGTAGAAGCATTTAACAACCAAAAAAGTGTTGTTTTATATGTACCTTCTACACAAGAGGCAAGAGAGAAAGTGAAAGCTTTAGCTAAGCAAATGAAAATGACGCCGATGGAAGTGGGAAGCAGAATCTCACAAGCATTAGGAGCAATTACAAAAGAAGTGATAGAACAAGTTTCTGATTTGCGTGCCTTAGTTTTAACTGGAGGAGACACGGCAAAGTATGTTGCTCATTGTTTAGGCGCTACAGGATTCAGACTCACCCGTCAACTTGAAGCGGGGATCCCTCAAGGAAGCCTGCTCGGTGTAGAAACTTCAATCCAGGTTATTACAAAAGCAGGAGCCTTTGGAGAACCTGCGTCTATTTACAATGCTATTCAACAGTTGAAAGGAGAAAGTGAAAATGAGCAAGAAACCAATCATCGGTATCACTATGGGTGA
- a CDS encoding 2-keto-3-deoxygluconate permease gives MKIKATLEKIPGGMMVVPLLLAAILNTLVPDLLRIGNFTQALFVDGASTLIALFLLCTGAQINLKTVGVSLGKGATLLTTKWIVGAAFGLLAYFFAGENGLWLGLAPIAIIAAMTNSNGGLYIAVVGQYGNKTDRAAYSLLALNDGPFFTMVALSIFGAMGFVDGLFSITSFIAVLLPIIVGMVLGNLDEEMRSFLDQGSSMLIPFFAFALGMGIDFSKIIEGGLSGILLGLATTFVTGTAGYFVFKAFKWNPIAGAAEGSTAGNAVATPAAIAAANAGFAGVVELATVQVAASTVTTAILLPIYVGFLVKRLEKKGVKLPDDYAEDYKRNATA, from the coding sequence ATGAAAATCAAAGCAACTTTGGAGAAGATTCCCGGCGGTATGATGGTAGTACCGTTGCTATTAGCAGCAATTCTTAATACACTCGTCCCCGATTTACTGCGGATTGGCAACTTCACGCAAGCATTGTTCGTAGATGGTGCCAGTACGTTAATTGCCTTGTTCCTTTTATGCACAGGGGCTCAAATCAACTTGAAGACTGTAGGGGTCAGCCTTGGTAAAGGAGCTACACTTCTAACGACTAAATGGATAGTGGGAGCTGCTTTTGGCCTGTTGGCATACTTCTTTGCTGGTGAAAACGGACTTTGGCTGGGTCTTGCTCCTATCGCCATCATCGCTGCAATGACCAATAGTAACGGTGGTCTTTATATTGCAGTAGTTGGGCAATACGGTAATAAAACAGACCGAGCCGCGTATTCATTGCTAGCTCTAAACGATGGACCTTTCTTTACGATGGTAGCCTTATCTATTTTTGGTGCGATGGGATTTGTTGATGGATTATTCTCTATCACTTCATTTATCGCCGTTTTACTGCCTATTATTGTAGGGATGGTGCTAGGTAATCTTGATGAAGAAATGAGATCGTTCCTCGACCAAGGAAGCTCCATGCTCATTCCGTTTTTCGCTTTTGCACTTGGTATGGGCATTGATTTTAGCAAAATTATTGAAGGTGGCTTATCAGGAATATTACTAGGTTTGGCCACTACATTTGTTACAGGTACAGCAGGATACTTTGTATTTAAAGCCTTCAAATGGAACCCTATAGCAGGAGCAGCTGAAGGATCAACGGCTGGAAATGCTGTCGCGACACCTGCGGCCATTGCAGCAGCTAACGCGGGTTTTGCTGGGGTTGTTGAACTAGCAACAGTCCAGGTTGCCGCATCCACTGTAACGACAGCGATACTACTTCCGATTTATGTTGGTTTCTTAGTCAAACGATTAGAGAAAAAAGGTGTCAAATTACCTGATGACTATGCAGAAGATTATAAACGTAATGCCACAGCATAG
- a CDS encoding sigma-54-dependent Fis family transcriptional regulator, producing the protein MIKVLVVAPYQGLAEAMKLWKFEQDQLSIDIHIGNLEEGVKIARNAESQGYDVIISRGGTASLIEEAVGMPVVDIKVTGYDMLRVFTLLKGMRGKAALVGFPNISQGASTICSILDMDVKTVTIQNEEEVAGHLKVLKQEKYGVVIGDVVTVQNAEKVGLQGILITSGKEAIMEAFDEAKRMHKLFDRLHRHHSLHAQLLDTLPQALLMVDANGKIIVENKILKEVLGAKDVMELPMINQMLSRVLEDKRSQWSKVEINHTMYEVYGYLADIKERIVCFLFQKSYFNKRVEGMQVATHTSHVPISGSSSIAIQMEDNLADYAKVDSSIWLEGEPGTGKMTFARNLHFEMFGQSAPIVLMDAEYLSSQDLKILIENEHPPLLEPGTFVCNNIHKLNLDAQGLMLKLLYRLSSQFRIIAVSDHSVHSLLEQGLFSHDLYYKMAKLNMHFLPLRERMEDIQEFIQSFITEAHTKNGCETIGIRPKALEILQNYHWPGNIDQLKQVTEELILNSSGYYVEPSGAAKVISKLKQGHSTEEDSSENLHIEGDLKHMEKTIIRKVMEQEGMNQSRAAKRLGINRTTLWRKLNS; encoded by the coding sequence ACGCAGAATCACAAGGATATGATGTGATTATTAGTCGTGGAGGTACAGCCTCTTTAATTGAAGAAGCTGTTGGAATGCCAGTTGTCGATATAAAAGTAACGGGATATGATATGTTACGTGTTTTTACTTTGCTTAAAGGAATGCGAGGTAAAGCAGCTCTAGTCGGTTTTCCTAATATCTCTCAAGGGGCCTCCACGATATGCAGTATTTTAGATATGGATGTTAAAACGGTAACTATTCAAAATGAAGAAGAAGTTGCTGGGCACTTGAAGGTGTTGAAACAAGAGAAATACGGGGTCGTAATTGGTGATGTGGTAACTGTTCAAAATGCAGAGAAAGTTGGGCTTCAAGGTATATTGATCACCTCAGGAAAAGAGGCGATTATGGAAGCATTTGATGAAGCGAAAAGAATGCATAAACTTTTTGATAGATTACATCGCCACCATTCGTTGCATGCACAGTTATTGGATACTCTACCCCAGGCTCTTCTCATGGTAGATGCCAATGGAAAAATCATTGTAGAAAATAAAATTTTAAAAGAAGTATTGGGAGCAAAAGATGTGATGGAGCTCCCCATGATCAACCAGATGTTAAGCCGAGTTCTTGAGGATAAGCGTAGTCAATGGAGTAAAGTTGAAATAAATCATACGATGTACGAGGTCTACGGGTATTTAGCAGATATAAAAGAGCGAATTGTGTGTTTTTTATTTCAAAAATCGTACTTTAATAAACGTGTAGAGGGAATGCAAGTAGCTACACATACGTCACATGTACCCATTTCAGGGAGTAGTTCGATAGCTATACAGATGGAGGACAATTTAGCGGATTATGCTAAGGTGGATTCTTCTATATGGTTGGAGGGAGAACCAGGTACGGGGAAAATGACCTTTGCCCGTAATCTACATTTTGAAATGTTTGGTCAATCTGCGCCTATTGTTTTAATGGATGCAGAGTATTTATCTTCTCAGGATCTGAAAATATTAATCGAAAATGAACACCCTCCTTTGCTTGAACCAGGTACTTTCGTCTGCAATAATATTCATAAACTTAATTTAGATGCCCAAGGTCTTATGCTGAAATTGCTCTATCGATTATCCAGTCAATTTCGCATCATAGCCGTTTCTGATCATTCCGTGCATTCCCTCCTAGAACAAGGGCTGTTTAGTCATGATTTGTATTATAAAATGGCAAAGCTAAATATGCATTTTCTTCCGCTGAGAGAACGTATGGAAGATATACAGGAGTTTATACAATCGTTTATCACAGAAGCTCATACAAAAAATGGTTGTGAAACCATCGGAATACGGCCTAAAGCTTTAGAAATACTCCAGAATTATCATTGGCCGGGCAACATTGATCAATTAAAACAAGTTACGGAAGAGTTAATCCTAAACAGTAGCGGCTACTACGTTGAACCATCAGGTGCTGCGAAAGTGATCAGCAAGTTAAAACAAGGTCATTCTACCGAAGAGGATTCATCCGAAAATCTTCACATAGAGGGTGATCTAAAGCATATGGAAAAAACGATTATCCGAAAAGTCATGGAGCAAGAAGGTATGAATCAATCGAGAGCAGCTAAAAGACTTGGAATAAATAGAACGACATTGTGGCGCAAGCTTAATTCATAA